One genomic segment of Misgurnus anguillicaudatus chromosome 23, ASM2758022v2, whole genome shotgun sequence includes these proteins:
- the LOC129452764 gene encoding mast cell protease 1A isoform X3 translates to MIILMLLLCTLLPHLTLTEYANVRIINGTEAKPHSRPYMVSVQKNGHHFCGGFLVSEQFVITAAHCFIYGDKLKVVVGAHELNRKSDPIAVKFYHIHPDYNSKELLNDIMILQLNKTIEYNKTIKSIPIPEKDKPIEAKTKCSVAGWGAQKTSGSASKQLMEVNVTIFDDEECQKKWKNQTTSSMVCTFGKGGFCQGDSGGPLVCNGTAVGVVSFNENNNCDKPTRPNVYTRISKFLTWINAILKGVKQDYDY, encoded by the exons ATGATCATCTTAATGCTTCTGCTGTGTACTTTACTACCCCATTTGACCCTAACAG aATATGCAAATGTACGAATAATAAATGGCACAGAGGCAAAACCACATTCCAGACCCTACATGGTTTCGGTTCAGAAAAATGGACACCACTTCTGTGGTGGCTTTCTTGTGTCTGAACAGTTTGTCATAACGGCTGCACACTGCTTTATATA TGGAGACAAACTGAAGGTTGTGGTTGGAGCTCATGAGCTCAACCGCAAATCTGACCCTATAGCTGTGAAGTTTTACCACATACATCCTGATTATAACTCTAAAGAGCTGCTAAATGACATCATGATACTTCAG CTCAATAAAACCATTGAATACAACAAAACCATCAAATCAATCCCCATCCCCGAAAAAGACAAGCCCATCGAGGCCAAGACCAAATGCAGTGTTGCAGGCTGGGGTGCACAGAAGACCAGTGGTTCTGCAAGTAAACAACTTATGGAGGTTAATGTCACCATCTTTGACGACGAGGAATGTCAGAAGAAATGGAAAAACCAAACAACCTCAAGTATGGTGTGTACATTTGGTAAAGGAGGATTTTGCCAG GGAGATTCTGGAGGTCCTTTGGTGTGTAACGGCACTGCAGTCGGTGTCGTTTCATTCAACGAGAACAACAACTGTGACAAACCAACAAGGCCAAACGTCTACACCAGGATTTCTAAATTTTTGACCTGGATAAATGCTATACTTAAAGGTGTAAAGCAAGATTATGATTATTAA